The following nucleotide sequence is from Posidoniimonas corsicana.
ATCATTGTCGATCATGCGGCTGCTGGCTTCGAGCGCCGAGATCGAGTCGGGGCACATCTCGTTCCTCGGGAAGGACCTGGTCGGCCTCCCGGAGCCGGAGATGCGCAAGATCCGCGGCTCGGAGATCAGCATGATCTTCCAGGAGCCGATGACCTCGCTGAACCCCGTATTCACGGTCGGCAGCCAGGTGGCCGAGGCGATCATCCTGCACCAGGGCCTCTCGAAGGCCGACGCGCGGCGCCGCACCATCGAGCTGTTCGACGAGGTCGGCATCCCCGACCCCGAGGTCCGCGTCGACAGCTACCCCCACCAGATGTCCGGCGGGCAGAAGCAGCGCGTGATGATCGCCATGGCGCTCTCCTGCGACCCGCAGCTGCTGATCGCCGACGAGCCGACCACGGCGCTGGACGTCACGATCCAGGCGCAGATCCTCGACATCCTCCGCCGCCTGCGCGACACGCGCGGCATGTCGATCCTGTTCATCACGCACGACCTGGGCGTAATCGCCGAGATCGCCGACGACGTGCTCGTCATGTACCGCGGCGAGATGGTCGAGTACGGCCCCGTGCTGCAGATGTTCGAGGCGCCGCAGCACCCCTACACCAAGGGCCTGCTGGCGTGCCGCCCGAAGCTGGAAACGCCCTACCGGCTGCTGCCCACCGTGCAGGACTTCATGGAGAGCCGGGTCGAGGACGGCAAGCTCACCATCATCGAGAAGCAGCTCACCGAGGAGCGGCTCAATGAGCTCAAGACCCACGGCCGCGGCCGGCTGCTGAGCCCCAAGAGCGAGCTGCAGGCGATCGGCCACCCGTGGAGCGAGGGCCACCACCCGCCCGACACGACCACCGTCGATGAGGGGATCAGGCCGCTGCTGGAGGTCAAGGACCTAGAGGTGTACTTCCCGATCCGCCGCGGCGTGCTGTCCCGCACCGTGGGCCACGTCAAGGCGGTGGACGGCGTCTCGTTCAACGTGTACCGCGGCCAGACGCTCGGCCTGGTGGGCGAGTCGGGCTGCGGCAAGACCACCACCGGCCGCGCGATCCTGCGGCTGATCGAGCCGACCGGCGGCCGCGTGCTGTACGACGGCGTCGACCTGGCCGGCCTGTCGGGCGGCGAGCTCCGCCGCATGCGGGGCCAGATGCAGATCATCTTCCAGGACCCCTACGGCTCGCTGAACCCGCGGATGACGGTCGGCGCCGCGATCACCGAGCCGATGGTCATCCAGAAGCTCGGCGCCGGCAAGGCCGACCGCCGCGACCGCGCCGCCACGCTGCTGGAGGAGGTCGGCCTGTCGGGCGACCACCTCAGCCGCTACCCGCACGAGTTCTCCGGCGGCCAGCGGCAGCGGATCTGCATCGCCCGGGCGCTGGCCGTGGAGCCGGAGTTCATCATCTGCGACGAGTCGGTCTCGGCGCTCGACGTGTCGGTCCAGGCGCAGGTGCTCAACCTGCTGAAGAAGCTGCAGGAGGACCGCGGTCTGACGTACATCTTCATCAGCCACGACCTGAGCGTGGTGAAGTTCATGGCCGACATGATGGCCGTGATGCAGCCGATCACGCTGGAGGACGGCGACAAGGGCGGCCGCATCGTCGAGTTCGGCCCGTCCGAGAACATCTACAACAACCCCAAAGAAGAGTACACCCGCAAGCTGATCAGCGCCACGCCGAAGGACGACATCGAGCACGTGCGGGCGCTGGTGGCGAAGCGTGAAGCGGTGCGGGCGGGGGTGTAGCGGGCCGCACAAGCTAACCATCTAGCCAACTCAGCCGTGTTGGCCCAAACGCTCTGGAACTGCTACGATGCGGTGAGTTAGATCGCATCCCCGCTCCCGTGACACGCCGACGGAGCAGTTCAATGGGTAGGTTTCTTCTTTCAGTTCTACTGGCAGGACTCCTTGCTTCCGACGCATGGGGCGACTACGCGTCGACCCATCTCTACGAGTTGATTGGTCAGGCCGACCTGATCGCGGCAGGGAGCATCAAAGAAGTCGACGATCAGACGTTCCTGCTCGAAGTCGAAGACCTCGTCGTTGGCGAGGCAAGAAACAACGGGGTAAGGATCAAGCGGTTTCGGGACTGGCCGTGCGCGTGGCGTTGGTCGGAGTACTCGGCCGGGCAACGGGTGCTGGTGTTCGCGAAGCGAGAGGGCCGCGAGCTTCGCTTGATCGGCGCCGGCGGTGAGGGCGAGTCGCCCATCGTTGACGGCCTGGTGTACTGCCAGTTTGTCTGCCCAGTGGGGCCCTCTGCGACGTTCGCCGAGAGAGAGGTCGCCACGATCAGGTACCGCGATCTTCGCTCGGCGATTATCGAGTACCGGAAACTCTTCCGACTGGTCCCCGCCAAACAGGCAGTGAGAACAATCGGCGCCGAACGGGGCTACTTCCCGTTTGAGGCGGTCAACTTCCTGGGCGATGCAACGGCCATGATGAGCTTTTCGGATCGGTCTCCGTTGCACCAGATGCTCTTCGACCAGACACTGCGGGAGAAACGCCGGCTCCGCAGCAAGCGTCCCTCGGCCCCAATTGACTAGCCGGCAGAACAACTCCGCCGGCTAGCCGATCTCAAGACCTGCACTCACGCCGGTCATCCGAGGGGATCTGTCGGCTGCTGGACTTGCTAGCAGCGACGCCGGCGGCGACCGGCGACCAGCATCGCGCCCATCCCCAACACCGCCAGCGAGGCCGGTTCGGGAACGGCGGGGCCTTCGACCCGCAACGAGTAGCGCTGATCGTCGGGGCGGAGGTTCCAGGGGTTCAGGTCGGTCCTGCCGGCGGTCAGGCCGAAGTCGCCGGTGGTGTTGAAGTTCCAGCTGCCGCGGAACTCGTCCTGGGCGTCCATCACCACCCAGTACGTGGTGTTGGCGTCCAGCGGAACCGGGTCGCCGCTGACGGTCAGCAGTTGCTTGCCGGTGGAGTTGAGGTTGGCGGAGTACGTCTTCAGTGCCGCCCCGGGCCCGGCGCCCGTGTCCGCCGCCAGCACGATATCGAC
It contains:
- a CDS encoding PEP-CTERM sorting domain-containing protein, whose translation is MKRTLGWTAALVTLTLAGGAVDARAAIIFNNFGPGDDFANGGRVVDGGGAPGSIGNIDQAASFTVGATDQMADTISLGIWVNEAPNVGTGPVDIVLAADTGAGPGAALKTYSANLNSTGKQLLTVSGDPVPLDANTTYWVVMDAQDEFRGSWNFNTTGDFGLTAGRTDLNPWNLRPDDQRYSLRVEGPAVPEPASLAVLGMGAMLVAGRRRRRC
- a CDS encoding ABC transporter ATP-binding protein; this translates as MPPVIDIQNLRTYFHTDEGVVRAVDDVSFRVEPGRTLGIVGESGSGKSVTSLSIMRLLASSAEIESGHISFLGKDLVGLPEPEMRKIRGSEISMIFQEPMTSLNPVFTVGSQVAEAIILHQGLSKADARRRTIELFDEVGIPDPEVRVDSYPHQMSGGQKQRVMIAMALSCDPQLLIADEPTTALDVTIQAQILDILRRLRDTRGMSILFITHDLGVIAEIADDVLVMYRGEMVEYGPVLQMFEAPQHPYTKGLLACRPKLETPYRLLPTVQDFMESRVEDGKLTIIEKQLTEERLNELKTHGRGRLLSPKSELQAIGHPWSEGHHPPDTTTVDEGIRPLLEVKDLEVYFPIRRGVLSRTVGHVKAVDGVSFNVYRGQTLGLVGESGCGKTTTGRAILRLIEPTGGRVLYDGVDLAGLSGGELRRMRGQMQIIFQDPYGSLNPRMTVGAAITEPMVIQKLGAGKADRRDRAATLLEEVGLSGDHLSRYPHEFSGGQRQRICIARALAVEPEFIICDESVSALDVSVQAQVLNLLKKLQEDRGLTYIFISHDLSVVKFMADMMAVMQPITLEDGDKGGRIVEFGPSENIYNNPKEEYTRKLISATPKDDIEHVRALVAKREAVRAGV